Genomic window (Alligator mississippiensis isolate rAllMis1 chromosome 4, rAllMis1, whole genome shotgun sequence):
TAGGGGCAGTGGAGCAGGACGTTTCCCTGGGGGGACctccggggtgggtgggggaggtccCTTTGGGCAACCTGGCCGCCTCCTACATCTCGGCATGAGACTCCCCTAGGTGtctccccccagctgggcaaggagTGCCTCCGGCGCTGCTGGGCGGGCCGCTCGGCTGGGTGGATCGCGCCGATCTCCTCCCCCGCCAgcggccgggcgcggggcggcATCATGCTGGGCCTCATCCGCAACTCCCTGTTCGGCACGGTGGAGACGTGGCCCTGGCGCGTCCTGGGCACGGGGCAGACGGTAGGACGGCGGGGTCTGGGGCCTGGCAGCGGGGAGCGCGCCCCTCCTCCCCCGAGCCCTGCCCTCGCTTGCCCGCCGCCGTCCGCTCCCCGCCGCCGGGCATCCGGGTAGCGGCCGGAGCCGGGCAGGGCGTGATGCCTCCGCGCAGCCTGAGCACAAAGCCCCGAGCGGCCGCCTCGCCGCACCCCGCTCGCCGCCCGCCGGACGCGGCCCGGGCCGGGCTCAGCCGCAGCGcgcccctgccccttcccgcGCTGCCGGCTCCTCCCGCCGCTGTGCTCCGCTCCGCTGGCCGGGCCCGCTGCGCGCACACCTGCAGGCAGGCGGCCCCCTCTCCCGGCCCTGCCCCCGCTGAGACACGCGCTCGTGAGGGGAAGCAGGTGAAGCCTTTTAGTGGCTGGGGAAATGAACTTCCCCgccaccagccctgcctgcaccccccggGTCACACTCCAGGAATAGCTTGGGCTGAAGGGAGGAAGAACAGGCCGAGCCTTTGGCTGCAGAGTGAAGGGTTTGGGTCTGAAGGGAGAGAGGCGGTTCGCTGGTCAGAAGGCAAGGCAAGGTACCACCTTAGGGCAGTGCATAGGCGACAGGTaagaggggcacgtgcccccctgaaattggcccttgctggccagggagtggaaaGTGCCGGCCAGTGCCCCCCTGAGAAGTGCCAGCGCTTCCAGGGTCAGCGATCCCCCGCCATCAGCAATCAGCTGTCggtgcccccccagagccaggaggcaccaattgTCCGTGGGGCtatgcttcccaaacttttcttccacatggccccatttcctcagcatggcccctcgctcccaactcacagccccccgcCACCTTATCTGCTGAAGTTGCCATCCCATGTGGGGTCACGATCCACAGGGTGGAAATAGGGTTGCCAagtctgtttgaatctattctgggaggttccCAGGACACCGAACGTCCCCGCGGCACACAATATGAACACACCCATGTGCTTGCGTATATTGGTTATGGATTATGGTGCGTAGGCTTTAAGttaggaaggcaaatgcacattactattacatttaaaaaacccactggactactatataaattggattcaaagtttaatatttattttcatcgatttcatagacattagagctggaagggaccttgtaagatcatcgggtccagccccctgccctattttaatgaatgccctaatcatttatctcccaggtgactctcagcagtctcctggagatctatatctaattcctggagactccagggcagtcctgaagggttggcaaccctatttgggaacctctgccttaAGGACTAAATGGTTTAGAGAGGCATGTGCTTTCCCAGATGACTGCCTACATCTTCAGATGCATCTGCCAGTGGGAGGCCGGCCTATGGATGCTCAAGCCTCTCTGACCGTCTGCTTTTTGAGATGCCAGTCTCTCTCACTTTTTCCCAAGTTTTGAAAGCATGGAGTCATAGTcatagaagtagggctggaagggacctccagaggtcatctagtccaaacccctgcctgaggcaggatcatccctatcccaaccatcccatacaaactaTCATCTTTGTTTTGCAAACTGCTGGAACTTGAATTTCAAAACAGGATTAATATATCTCCCCAAATTAACCAAATTGTTTTGCTTTGGGCTGAACAGAATGGTTTGATtgactttaaaacatttttttaaatttctttgagTACATTAAGAACATTTTCATTTGCAGTTGACCCAAAATGATAGGTATTACTGTCACCACTGCTATTCTTACTAGTTCTCTGGTGTGCAGAGaatggctgggggcagggtggggggaaggggccaaTTTATTTCCAGATTTCTAGTTTCAAGATTTGGGGGGCAATAATGTGGTAGTAACTATGGCCTGCTCAGGTTTCTCCTGAGTCAGAAGCTAAGTTTACTCTTTGTACCAAAATAAATTTGTTGTCATATTAGGGTAGCCATCATAGaagacagtctggttgtcctctattgatacgaaaccaaATATGTTTATGTCCTAAATgcattgggttttgtatcaatagaggacagagtagcagaaaacaggaatgtcctctatgatggccaccctttGTTATATTATGGGATTTTCTTCTCTGTAATTGATTATTTGGTCTACTTTAATCTCATTTAGATCATGTAGTTGTTTTCTAGAGACACAAAGTTGATAGAAGAACATTTACTTATCTCAGCAGGGCTGGTCCAAAAGAAGCAGAATGACCTAAGTGGCCTAATTTATCCATGATTTCAGTATAGGTCATAATTATTCTgtattctgtttctctctctctttccccttgttGCCAGTGTCTGTGGTTCTACAAATGTGACTGACCCTAAATTGGAAGTTCTCTTGCAGAACTTCCTCTTCTGCCTGGGGGCATCATAACTGTCCATAGCAGGCTGCTAACACAGGAGATAGGAGAGTGGATAGTGTCTCTCTTATGGGGAGCAGCACTGAAAGTCCCAGCTGAGTCAGCATGTTTGGCGCTCTTCCTCTAACACCCAAACTGATGGTCTTCATACAACAGCTGCAGCGGTTCTTACTAGATTCTGACTTTCCCAGGGAAATACTTCCCTTGTTGTGAGGCATGTTGCAACTCTCAGGACAGTTCTATTTCCTGACTCTGCTCTCTCTTCAGGAAGAGGTAACATATGAAGAAAGGGCATGTGAAGGTGGAAAGTTTGCTGTGGTGGAGGTAACTGGGAAGCAATTTGACGAGGCCTCCAAGGAAGCTGTGCTCAAGCTCCTGAAGTATGTTGGAGGAACCAATGACAAGGGTGAGAAAACCTGGCAGTCCTTCTTGGCTCAGAGGCTGGTACCACCTTGTGTCAAGAGGGACCTACAGTTGCATTAATTATTTTCTAAAGATCATGGCTTCACGGATACCATATAGTAGTTTCTTAGGGGAATTCCTGTCATCTATGTTCATGGCATGTGATTTCTGCACCTTAACTTGCTGTGTATGTAGATAGGAAATTGATCCCTGTATTCAGTAATAGGAGAGATTACTTCTGTCACTTTTATCTTAGCACAACTGTTCAGACTCTTCTAATTCATGAAGCAAATATATTGTTTGTTACATTTTGTCTAAGTACGCACAAACATTATTTTTCAGTTCTTATTGAGCAAAGCTAGACACATGGTTTACAACAGCAGGGTGGCATTTCAGAGTACGTATACATCACCTAAACACTGCCCTTGTACCTCTCCCAAGTATGTGTTGAAGGGAGATTGATAGACTTCCTCACAACTTGCCAAGTGGGAATAAGTGGAAATAAATAGAAGAGGGAGCAGGCTACAGTTTGAGAGAGAACAGAGATGTCTGCTGCACAGGGTCTGTAAAAGTGGTGATCTATGTGACTGGACAAAGGGAGATACCTCTGTCCTTAATCTATGGTACTGGGAAGAGAAGTGCTGTACCTAACTACAAATTAGTGAGAGCATTTTGTGGATTTCATCTCTATCTGCCTCTACTGTTGTGCTGAGAGTGAGATTTTACTGTGcctggagagaaggaaaaaaaaatctgttccttcCAATCGTATCTTGGCACATCTAAGAAAGTCACTTGCTGTACATTCCTTCAGAGAGGAGCTGGCCACTTTAGGGTGGGTAAGACTGCAGGCAATGTAAGCAGAAGTGAAAAGAGCTCAGAGTTAAGTTACTGGAGCCTGCAAAGAGGGTATTTAAACCTCAGTGGGACAATGCAATATACTTTCACATGCCTCTGGGCCTAAAACAATTATTGGAGGGGATCAGGAAGAAACTTCTGATAGTAAAGCACCTTGTGAGATTTTAAACTGGTCTTGAATCTGGCATTGGTTTCTGTAGGAAGTGGGATGCTGGCCTACATGGAAAATTGGTTAGTCCCAGTGTCTTAATTCCTGCACTAttaaagcttgattttttttcttcagcagtGATAAGCACTTGCAATGCCTGTTGACTTCAGTTAGAGCTGTGGCTATTCAATTGCACCAAAAATCAGAACTTTAGTATGTAGTTTCTCAAGGACTTTGACCGTGTGTGTAATATGTCTGTTTGTGTCCCTCTTAGGGGTGGGAATGGGCATGACTGCACCAGTTTCCATCACTGCCTTTCTTGCTGAGGATGGCTCTTTACAGCAGAAAGTGAAAGTCTTGCTCCGGATTCCAAGCCAATATCAGGCCAACCCTCCACATCCTAGTGATGAAAGCATTACGATTGAAGAGAGGGAAGGAATGACCATCTACTCCACGTAAGAGTCAGATCTCAGCATTGCCAGAAGGCGTGGGAGACTGGGTTTTGTTCTGCCAGCTTACTTACTGGTCACAATGTGCATGCAACAGTAGGAAATCAAAGGCTCCTACCATAGTGAACAAAGAAGCTTTTCTCTTAACAGTGTTCATGTTTCAGCACAAAGAAAATGGAATTCTTACTCGTTAAATGTAAATGCAGTGTCTATGAAAGATGCCAGCTTACCAGTCCTGTAAACCAAAACAGTCTGTACATAACATGCTCTCTAATAATACACATCTTGTTGTCACAGCTGAGAGGGAGGGATGGAATCAAGAACAAAATGACTAATTAGTGCACTAATGATAATGATTTGTGTGTATATGAAGAGAATAGATGCGTGCTTACTAGGATTTGGACTGAGACCATCAACTCCTTACCTCAGGCAGATatcagacagtagggctgtgtgaaacaccatcatttcgtTTCAACATCCGTTTcaccatttcgaagggacagtgttttgtttcatcattttgtttcatttagaagcattatcctgtttcattttgttgaaactgattcactgttttgatgtgttttgatgtttcactcataggctataaaggggaatcatgaaaatgccaaaagctttgtcatttcttgcctgatttggatgaaaattgcagggatggtagccccttctgagggcatgaagcctgctaagtttcaaggagataggtatagaggtttctgggaaactgtacctcaaactcttcaaaacCCACCtgctgacacttgctggcagtggcagcttcctcTCATCTGGGGGACAGATCTGGggacccacacccctgggagggctgtgccagagcACCGGAGAAGAGTGCTGCAGCaacccagcagccctcccaggggtgcaagcccctggatcagCACCccag
Coding sequences:
- the HEBP1 gene encoding heme-binding protein 1 is translated as MLGLIRNSLFGTVETWPWRVLGTGQTEEVTYEERACEGGKFAVVEVTGKQFDEASKEAVLKLLKYVGGTNDKGVGMGMTAPVSITAFLAEDGSLQQKVKVLLRIPSQYQANPPHPSDESITIEEREGMTIYSTQFGGYAKEADYVNFAAKLKSALGSEATYCKAFYFCNGYDPPMKPYGRRNEVWFLKE